From the Serratia nematodiphila DZ0503SBS1 genome, one window contains:
- a CDS encoding EAL domain-containing protein, translated as MLMTHLAASRYRYYRWLLAGAVGAAILLVSLYTRYYQEVKSIELSQQTLATRTVGKLNQLLTPAQLQAERSMDMLDQPCENVSSALRFRAAQNQALRAMLLVKNGIIYCSSLFGSRHYQLAAVMPTFVNSNARLALRPSLAVSKGLPTLVMWTPSPHDKTSGVLHVFNIELLSNFLLEPQEPYVQRVVLNVADSSLEYGRREILSRDTLTNDLRYTAGSALYPFSISLFGPQIGMLALSALPRHIPLALLISLLAAYVVYLLTANRMSLSYHIGHAITHREFRVYCQPIIHSDTGRCAGVEMLLRWKKKRQGWISPDVFIPLAEQHELIIPLTRYLMNTVTENLQLFPPRPSFYISINVAAEHFKTLNIIDDIRRIWLPAHPMPSLMLELTERTALSAIQHDQIRTLKDMGIMLAIDDFGTGHSSLSYLKNLSPDVLKIDRGFTAAIGTDAVNATVTDTIITLAQRLKLKLVAEGVETAEQADYLRSREVNALQGYYFAKPMPIHVFPLWLQQYESRVRKTEENTPEA; from the coding sequence ATGTTGATGACCCACCTCGCCGCGTCCCGATATCGTTATTACCGTTGGCTGCTGGCCGGAGCGGTGGGCGCGGCTATTCTGTTGGTATCGCTGTATACCCGTTACTATCAAGAGGTCAAAAGTATCGAGCTGAGCCAACAGACATTGGCCACCCGCACCGTCGGCAAGCTCAACCAGTTGTTGACGCCGGCTCAGCTGCAGGCGGAGCGCAGCATGGACATGCTGGACCAGCCCTGCGAGAACGTTTCGTCGGCCCTGCGCTTTCGCGCCGCGCAGAATCAGGCGCTACGCGCCATGTTGCTGGTAAAAAACGGCATTATTTACTGCTCCAGCCTGTTTGGTTCCCGTCATTATCAGCTGGCCGCGGTAATGCCGACCTTCGTCAACAGCAACGCCAGGCTGGCGCTGCGCCCCTCGCTGGCGGTGAGCAAAGGCCTGCCCACGCTGGTGATGTGGACGCCATCCCCCCACGATAAAACCAGCGGCGTGCTGCACGTGTTTAATATCGAGCTGCTGTCCAACTTTTTACTCGAGCCGCAGGAGCCTTACGTTCAGCGCGTGGTGCTGAACGTGGCTGACAGCAGCCTGGAATACGGCCGACGTGAAATCCTGAGCCGTGACACCTTGACCAACGATCTGCGCTACACCGCCGGCTCTGCGCTATACCCGTTCTCGATTTCGCTGTTCGGCCCGCAGATCGGCATGCTGGCGCTTTCCGCACTGCCGCGCCATATCCCGCTGGCGCTGCTGATCAGCCTGTTGGCCGCCTATGTGGTCTATCTGCTCACCGCTAACCGCATGAGCCTGTCTTATCACATCGGCCATGCCATCACCCATCGCGAGTTCCGCGTCTATTGCCAGCCCATCATCCATAGCGACACCGGGCGCTGCGCCGGCGTCGAGATGCTGCTGCGCTGGAAAAAGAAGCGGCAAGGGTGGATCTCCCCCGACGTGTTTATTCCGCTGGCCGAGCAGCATGAGCTGATCATTCCGCTGACCCGTTATCTGATGAACACCGTGACGGAAAATCTGCAGCTGTTCCCGCCGCGACCGTCGTTCTACATCAGCATCAACGTCGCCGCCGAACACTTTAAAACGCTCAACATCATCGACGATATCCGCCGGATTTGGCTACCGGCGCATCCGATGCCGTCACTGATGCTGGAGCTGACCGAACGCACCGCGCTGTCGGCGATCCAGCATGACCAGATCCGGACGCTGAAAGACATGGGGATCATGCTGGCCATCGACGATTTCGGCACCGGCCACAGCTCGCTGAGCTACCTGAAGAACCTTAGCCCGGACGTGTTAAAGATCGACCGCGGGTTTACCGCGGCCATCGGTACCGACGCGGTCAACGCCACGGTGACCGATACCATCATTACGCTGGCGCAGCGGCTGAAGCTGAAGCTGGTGGCTGAAGGGGTAGAAACGGCGGAACAGGCCGACTATCTGCGCTCACGCGAAGTCAATGCCCTGCAGGGGTATTATTTCGCCAAGCCGATGCCGATCCACGTTTTCCCGCTGTGGTTGCAGCAGTACGAATCGCGCGTCAGGAAAACAGAAGAAAATACGCCGGAGGCCTGA
- the sdaA gene encoding L-serine ammonia-lyase — MISVFDMFKIGIGPSSSHTVGPMKAGKQFVDDLVNKGLMPSITRVAVDVYGSLSLTGKGHHTDIAIILGLAGNMPDTVDIDSIPGFIRDVEQRQRLMLANGLHEVDFPRDGGMVFRSDNLPLHENGMQIHAFAGDKEVYSKTYYSIGGGFIVDEENFGKAAEQELQMPYPFNSAREMLDHCRETGLSLSGMVMQNELALHSKQEIETYFGNVWQTMRACIDRGLNTEGVLPGPLRVPRRASALRRMLVASDKLSSDPMNVIDWVNMFALAVNEENAAGGRVVTAPTNGACGIVPAVLAYYDHFIESVSPDIYIRYFMAAGAIGALYKMNASISGAEVGCQGEVGVACSMAAAGLAELLGGSPEQVCVAAEIGMEHNLGLTCDPVAGQVQVPCIERNAIASVKAINAARMALRRTSEPRVSLDKVIETMYETGKDMNAKYRETSRGGLAIKVQCD, encoded by the coding sequence GTGATTAGCGTTTTCGACATGTTTAAGATCGGCATCGGCCCGTCCAGCTCTCATACGGTTGGACCGATGAAAGCCGGCAAACAGTTTGTCGACGATCTGGTAAATAAAGGCCTGATGCCTTCTATCACGCGTGTTGCCGTAGACGTTTACGGCTCACTCTCATTGACCGGCAAAGGTCACCATACCGATATCGCCATCATTCTCGGCCTGGCCGGCAACATGCCGGACACTGTCGATATCGATAGCATTCCGGGTTTTATTCGCGATGTAGAACAACGTCAACGCCTGATGCTGGCCAACGGCCTGCATGAAGTCGATTTCCCGCGCGACGGCGGCATGGTCTTCCGCAGCGACAACCTGCCGCTGCACGAAAACGGCATGCAGATCCACGCCTTCGCCGGCGATAAAGAAGTGTACAGCAAGACCTATTACTCTATCGGCGGCGGTTTCATCGTCGACGAGGAGAATTTCGGCAAGGCCGCCGAGCAAGAACTGCAAATGCCCTATCCGTTCAACTCCGCGCGCGAAATGCTCGACCACTGCCGCGAGACCGGCCTGTCGCTGTCCGGCATGGTGATGCAGAACGAACTGGCGCTGCACAGCAAGCAAGAGATCGAGACCTACTTCGGCAACGTCTGGCAAACCATGCGCGCCTGTATCGATCGCGGTCTGAACACCGAAGGCGTACTGCCGGGGCCGCTGCGCGTACCGCGCCGTGCCTCCGCGCTGCGCCGCATGCTGGTGGCGTCGGACAAACTGTCCAGCGATCCGATGAACGTGATCGACTGGGTCAACATGTTCGCGCTGGCGGTTAACGAAGAAAACGCCGCCGGCGGCCGCGTGGTCACCGCGCCGACCAACGGCGCCTGCGGCATCGTGCCTGCGGTGCTGGCTTACTACGATCACTTCATCGAGTCCGTCAGCCCGGATATCTACATCCGCTACTTTATGGCGGCGGGTGCGATCGGCGCGTTGTACAAGATGAACGCCTCCATTTCCGGCGCCGAAGTCGGTTGCCAGGGTGAAGTGGGCGTTGCCTGCTCCATGGCGGCGGCCGGTCTGGCCGAACTGCTGGGCGGCAGCCCTGAGCAGGTCTGTGTGGCGGCGGAGATCGGCATGGAACATAACCTGGGTCTGACCTGTGACCCGGTCGCCGGCCAGGTGCAGGTGCCGTGCATCGAGCGCAACGCCATCGCTTCGGTCAAGGCGATCAACGCCGCCCGCATGGCCCTGCGCCGCACCAGCGAGCCGCGCGTTTCGCTGGATAAGGTGATCGAGACCATGTACGAAACCGGCAAAGACATGAACGCCAAGTACCGCGAAACGTCACGCGGCGGCCTGGCAATCAAGGTGCAATGCGACTGA
- a CDS encoding CoA pyrophosphatase → MIPSNSSASLHAFISRFQLQLPQATQISHHVRPAAVLIPIVCRAEPTLLLTRRADSLRKHAGQVAFPGGKTDAEDGSAIVTALREAQEEVAIPPQAVTVLGQMAPLDSSTGFQVTPIVGLIPPDVQFHANEGEVADVFEMPLREALTLSRYYPLDIHRAGHTHRIYLSWYHSQFIWGLTAAIIRRLAQQVSI, encoded by the coding sequence GTGATCCCATCGAACTCATCGGCCTCACTGCACGCCTTTATCAGCCGTTTTCAACTGCAGCTGCCGCAGGCGACGCAGATTTCGCACCATGTGCGCCCGGCGGCGGTGCTGATCCCGATCGTCTGCCGCGCCGAGCCGACGCTGCTGTTGACCCGCCGTGCCGACTCGCTGCGCAAACATGCCGGTCAAGTGGCCTTCCCCGGCGGCAAAACCGACGCCGAAGACGGATCGGCGATCGTCACGGCGCTGCGAGAAGCGCAGGAAGAAGTGGCGATACCGCCGCAAGCGGTGACTGTCCTCGGCCAAATGGCGCCGCTCGACAGCAGCACCGGATTTCAGGTTACCCCTATCGTCGGCCTCATCCCGCCGGACGTGCAGTTCCACGCCAATGAAGGCGAAGTGGCGGACGTGTTCGAGATGCCCCTGCGGGAAGCGCTGACCCTGTCGCGTTACTATCCGCTGGATATTCATCGCGCCGGCCATACGCACCGCATCTACCTCTCCTGGTATCACAGCCAGTTTATCTGGGGGCTGACCGCCGCCATCATTCGGCGCCTGGCGCAACAGGTCAGTATTTAG
- the pabB gene encoding aminodeoxychorismate synthase component 1 yields the protein MSVTAPNIKSLPYSRRALMTLFAPLSSQPWAMLLHSGFADHSHNRFDILVAQPRVTLTTQGADTQIESDGVTIQSQEDPFSLLQQQLAAQGWQPAFNPDLPFQGGALGLFGYDLGRRVETLPQLAEADLALPDMAVGIYDWAAIADHQLQTLTLLSYGDVEQRWRWLNSQTAPTERPFTLLSDWRANMSRRQYGEKFQRIQHYLRSGDCYQINLAQRFSADYQGDEWQAFCRLSACNRAPFSAFLRLPHNSVLSVSPERFLWLEQQRIQTRPIKGTLPRLADAEQDAAQARRLADSPKDRAENLMIVDLLRNDIGRVAQPGSVRVPELFAVEPFPAVHHLVSTITATLPNHTSAAKLLRACFPGGSITGAPKVRAMEIIEELEPQRRNAYCGSIGYLSACGTMDTNITIRTLVTENGRIHCSAGGGIVADSQEQAEYQETFDKVGRILPQLGEYALS from the coding sequence ATGAGCGTAACCGCCCCAAACATAAAATCTTTGCCCTACAGCCGCCGTGCCCTGATGACGCTTTTCGCCCCGCTTTCATCGCAGCCTTGGGCGATGCTGCTGCATTCGGGCTTTGCCGACCATTCGCACAACCGTTTCGATATCCTGGTCGCACAACCGCGCGTGACACTCACCACCCAGGGTGCCGACACGCAAATCGAAAGTGACGGCGTCACCATTCAGTCGCAGGAAGATCCGTTCTCCTTGCTGCAGCAGCAACTGGCGGCGCAAGGCTGGCAGCCGGCGTTTAATCCGGACCTGCCGTTTCAGGGCGGAGCTCTGGGACTGTTCGGCTACGATCTTGGGCGCCGGGTGGAAACCCTGCCGCAGTTGGCCGAAGCCGACCTCGCTTTGCCGGATATGGCAGTGGGCATTTATGACTGGGCAGCGATCGCCGACCACCAATTGCAAACCCTGACGCTGCTCAGCTATGGCGATGTGGAGCAGCGCTGGCGCTGGCTCAATAGCCAAACCGCACCTACAGAACGCCCTTTCACGCTGCTGAGCGACTGGCGCGCCAATATGAGCCGGCGACAATACGGCGAGAAATTCCAACGTATTCAGCACTACCTGCGCAGCGGCGACTGTTACCAAATTAATCTGGCACAACGATTCTCCGCCGACTATCAGGGGGATGAATGGCAGGCGTTCTGCCGCCTGAGCGCCTGCAACCGCGCGCCGTTCTCGGCCTTCCTGCGCTTGCCGCACAACAGCGTACTGAGCGTCTCTCCCGAGCGCTTCCTGTGGCTGGAGCAGCAGCGTATCCAAACCCGCCCGATCAAGGGCACGCTGCCGCGGCTGGCGGACGCGGAGCAGGACGCCGCGCAGGCTCGCCGTTTGGCCGATTCACCCAAGGATCGCGCTGAAAATCTGATGATCGTCGATCTGCTGCGCAACGATATCGGTCGCGTCGCCCAGCCTGGCAGCGTACGGGTGCCGGAACTGTTCGCCGTGGAGCCGTTCCCCGCCGTGCATCACCTGGTGAGCACCATCACCGCGACCCTGCCAAACCATACCTCGGCGGCCAAACTGCTGCGCGCCTGCTTCCCCGGCGGTTCGATCACCGGCGCGCCCAAGGTGCGCGCGATGGAAATCATCGAAGAGTTGGAGCCGCAGCGCCGCAATGCCTATTGCGGCAGCATCGGTTACCTGAGCGCCTGCGGCACCATGGACACCAATATCACCATTCGCACGCTCGTCACCGAAAACGGTCGCATCCACTGCTCCGCCGGCGGCGGCATCGTAGCGGACAGCCAGGAGCAGGCGGAATACCAGGAGACCTTCGACAAGGTCGGCCGCATTTTGCCGCAGCTAGGGGAGTATGCCCTGTCGTGA